Proteins encoded together in one Acholeplasma hippikon window:
- a CDS encoding YIP1 family protein — MKEKIGSFFNDLISFPAYILAHPFDGYDEFKTQKKGKLWVAITMIALFALLNIVTYQYEAFIINLRNPMKLNNIEQIFSVVLIIGLFVEGNWSVTTLMEGKGKFKEILMVTGYALFPIVIVGFPAVFISNLLTLDEISFYTLAIALSYVMTGWMLFMGILNIHEYGLFKTIACFLLTVLAMLVMMFIGLLFFDLIQQFISFIASIIEELGLRR, encoded by the coding sequence ATGAAAGAAAAAATAGGTTCATTCTTTAATGATTTAATCTCCTTTCCTGCTTACATATTAGCGCATCCATTTGATGGATACGACGAATTTAAGACACAAAAGAAGGGTAAGTTGTGGGTTGCAATCACAATGATTGCATTATTCGCTCTACTTAATATTGTTACTTACCAATATGAAGCATTTATTATTAACTTAAGAAATCCAATGAAATTAAATAATATCGAACAGATTTTCTCTGTGGTATTAATTATCGGTTTATTTGTCGAAGGTAACTGGTCTGTGACTACGTTAATGGAAGGAAAAGGAAAATTTAAAGAAATCTTAATGGTAACTGGGTATGCATTATTCCCTATCGTTATTGTAGGATTCCCAGCAGTTTTCATTTCTAACCTCTTAACATTAGACGAAATTTCATTCTATACACTTGCTATTGCATTAAGTTATGTAATGACAGGTTGGATGTTATTCATGGGTATTCTAAATATTCATGAATATGGATTATTTAAGACGATCGCATGTTTCTTACTAACTGTACTTGCGATGTTAGTTATGATGTTTATCGGATTATTATTCTTTGATTTAATCCAACAATTCATTTCATTCATTGCATCTATTATAGAAGAGTTGGGGTTACGAAGATGA
- a CDS encoding NHL repeat-containing protein, whose translation MKLTFKILLLILLPFQLAVVRYNYSYYGEVIHSAPGLNFSAYFNEQTLGVPFNSPEDMVVYDGKLYIITSGSNNLVVVDERFDVAMGPRYVFKKVTETVPDDSKEPTEDNPNPTKEIEVEKFLKEDGKLAVTYFVPSESYKDYLIEQGESVPEYYTLNKPRGLDVKDTGIYIADTENLRILKLNHDFEVVDIFTEVDNIAFEGKAFKPKKITTDTTGRMYVVAQDMFEGIIELENNGSFNRFTGVNPIKLTPFDIFKRSLMSEEQIARLPKFLPTEYTNVTMTAENFIYATSLPSKNNDEAMIQLINPKGVDVLQREGYAIPKGDQQYVINMNNYVVDGPSTLADIAIYKDGIYTVLDQKRSRLFTYDSEGNLLYINGEAGNQSDKFAEGVAITYFNDNLLVLDRRQRTVVVYEHTNFGKKVNEAIMFHGMGEFEQAAKVWEEVLVLNTNYEVAYKGIGKYYLRNGDYKTAMEYFKYGHDQYYYSKAFKQYRNNIIKANFGYILAIIIIIPTGLYVWKQIKKRKGSKVS comes from the coding sequence ATGAAATTAACTTTTAAAATTTTATTATTAATTTTACTACCTTTCCAATTAGCAGTTGTTAGATACAACTATTCTTACTATGGAGAAGTCATTCACTCGGCTCCAGGGTTAAACTTCTCAGCATATTTCAATGAACAAACTTTAGGTGTTCCATTCAATTCACCTGAAGATATGGTTGTATATGATGGGAAATTATACATTATAACATCAGGCAGCAATAACTTAGTTGTTGTTGATGAAAGATTTGATGTTGCAATGGGTCCTCGTTATGTCTTTAAGAAAGTTACAGAAACTGTTCCTGATGATTCAAAAGAACCAACAGAGGATAATCCAAATCCAACAAAAGAAATTGAAGTTGAAAAGTTTTTAAAAGAAGATGGTAAGTTAGCAGTAACTTACTTCGTGCCTTCAGAATCGTATAAAGATTATTTAATTGAACAAGGCGAATCAGTTCCTGAATACTATACATTAAATAAACCAAGAGGTTTAGATGTTAAGGATACTGGTATTTACATTGCTGATACTGAAAACCTAAGAATTTTAAAATTAAACCATGATTTTGAAGTAGTAGATATTTTCACAGAAGTAGATAATATCGCATTTGAAGGTAAGGCATTTAAACCTAAGAAAATTACAACAGATACAACAGGACGTATGTATGTGGTTGCGCAAGATATGTTCGAAGGTATTATTGAGTTAGAAAATAATGGTTCATTCAACCGTTTCACTGGTGTTAACCCAATTAAATTAACACCATTTGATATTTTCAAACGTTCATTAATGTCAGAAGAACAAATTGCAAGACTTCCTAAATTCTTACCAACAGAATATACAAACGTTACAATGACTGCTGAAAACTTCATTTATGCTACATCACTCCCATCAAAAAATAACGATGAGGCGATGATTCAGTTAATCAACCCTAAAGGGGTCGATGTCTTACAACGTGAAGGATATGCAATTCCAAAGGGGGACCAACAATACGTAATTAACATGAATAACTACGTTGTTGATGGACCATCAACTTTAGCAGATATTGCGATTTATAAAGATGGAATTTATACAGTATTAGATCAAAAACGTTCAAGACTATTCACTTATGATTCAGAAGGTAACCTATTATACATCAATGGTGAAGCAGGAAACCAATCTGATAAATTTGCTGAAGGGGTTGCGATTACTTACTTCAATGATAACTTATTAGTTTTAGACAGACGTCAAAGAACAGTAGTTGTATATGAACATACAAACTTCGGTAAAAAAGTAAATGAAGCAATTATGTTCCATGGCATGGGAGAATTTGAACAAGCAGCTAAAGTTTGGGAAGAAGTATTAGTACTAAACACAAACTATGAAGTTGCATATAAAGGTATTGGTAAATACTACTTAAGAAATGGTGACTATAAAACTGCTATGGAATACTTTAAGTATGGACATGACCAATATTATTACTCAAAAGCATTCAAACAATACAGAAATAACATTATCAAAGCAAACTTCGGATATATCCTAGCGATAATTATCATTATTCCAACTGGTTTATATGTTTGGAAGCAAATCAAAAAAAGAAAAGGAAGTAAAGTGTCATGA
- a CDS encoding carbohydrate ABC transporter permease: MQVIKNYLLKRKYSKKKRINRSVAGDISLFILLALFGIFSAYPLVMTASNAFKPLDELFVFPPTLFPRNATFDNFRDLSELIGNSWIPFSRYFFNTIFVTLLGTVGHVLIASMAAYPLAKYKFPGRNLVFGLVVYSLMFAPQVTATPNYMMISWLGLIDTPWAIILPAIASSLGLYLMKQFMEQIPFELIESAKIDGASEYRIFFQIVMPLVKPAWLTLIILLFQRLWTADGGTYIFSEEWKPLSYALKQIAQGSIERQGTIAAVSFIMMIVPVTFFIFSQSRIVETFSHSGMK, from the coding sequence ATGCAAGTAATTAAAAATTACCTTCTTAAACGTAAATACAGCAAGAAAAAACGTATTAATCGTTCAGTTGCTGGGGACATATCATTATTCATTTTATTAGCATTATTTGGCATATTCTCAGCATATCCATTAGTAATGACTGCGTCAAATGCATTCAAACCATTAGATGAATTATTCGTATTCCCTCCAACACTATTCCCAAGAAATGCTACATTTGATAACTTTAGAGATTTATCAGAATTAATTGGAAACTCATGGATTCCATTCTCAAGATATTTCTTTAATACCATCTTTGTTACATTACTTGGTACTGTAGGTCACGTTTTAATTGCCTCAATGGCAGCTTACCCATTAGCTAAATATAAATTCCCAGGCAGAAATTTAGTCTTCGGATTAGTCGTTTACTCATTAATGTTTGCTCCACAAGTAACAGCAACGCCTAACTATATGATGATTTCATGGTTAGGTTTAATTGATACACCATGGGCAATCATTTTACCAGCGATTGCTTCTTCATTAGGTCTTTACTTAATGAAGCAATTCATGGAACAAATTCCATTTGAATTAATCGAATCAGCTAAAATCGACGGCGCATCTGAATATAGAATTTTCTTCCAAATTGTTATGCCACTTGTTAAACCAGCGTGGTTAACATTAATTATTCTTTTATTCCAAAGATTATGGACTGCAGATGGTGGTACTTACATCTTCTCAGAAGAATGGAAACCATTATCTTACGCATTAAAACAAATTGCACAAGGTTCAATTGAACGTCAAGGTACAATTGCAGCCGTTTCATTCATCATGATGATCGTTCCAGTGACATTCTTTATTTTCTCTCAATCTCGTATTGTTGAGACATTCAGTCACTCTGGTATGAAGTAG
- a CDS encoding carbohydrate ABC transporter permease, protein MQAATKLDFKTRSKYMWQEMKAHKHHYILMAPYVLLFILFTVIPVFMSLGISFTQFNMLETPKFIGLDNYIKLLLDDEIFIIAIRNTIILAVVTGPVSYLLAFVFAWLINELKPRMRAFMTLIFYAPSISGNAFLIWLLIFSGDVHGYANAFLMNWGLIDNPILWLKDPDYMLLVIIIVQLWLSLGVSFLSFIAGLQSVDRTLYEAGAIDGVKNRWQELWFITIPSMKPQLLFGAVMQITTSLAIAEVSMQLVGFPSVQYEGHTIVTHLIDYGSIRFDLGYASAIATVLFLIMIGANVLVRNFLRRLGE, encoded by the coding sequence ATGCAAGCAGCAACAAAATTGGATTTCAAAACTAGATCCAAGTATATGTGGCAAGAAATGAAAGCTCATAAGCACCATTATATTTTAATGGCGCCTTATGTGTTACTGTTCATTCTGTTCACTGTAATTCCTGTGTTCATGTCTTTAGGTATCAGTTTTACTCAATTCAATATGTTAGAAACACCTAAGTTTATTGGATTAGACAACTACATCAAATTACTTTTAGATGATGAAATATTTATTATTGCAATTAGAAACACAATTATCCTAGCGGTTGTTACAGGGCCAGTAAGTTACTTACTAGCCTTCGTATTCGCTTGGTTAATTAATGAATTAAAACCTAGAATGAGAGCATTCATGACTTTAATTTTCTATGCACCATCCATTTCTGGTAATGCATTCTTAATTTGGTTATTAATCTTCTCAGGTGACGTACATGGTTATGCCAATGCGTTCTTAATGAACTGGGGTTTAATCGATAACCCAATTCTATGGTTAAAAGATCCGGATTACATGTTACTTGTAATTATCATCGTTCAATTATGGTTAAGTTTAGGTGTTTCATTCTTATCATTCATTGCTGGTTTACAATCAGTTGATAGAACATTATATGAAGCTGGCGCAATCGATGGTGTTAAAAACCGTTGGCAAGAACTATGGTTCATTACCATTCCTTCAATGAAACCACAATTATTATTCGGTGCTGTGATGCAAATTACAACATCACTTGCTATTGCCGAAGTATCGATGCAATTGGTAGGGTTCCCATCTGTTCAATATGAAGGACATACGATTGTTACCCACTTAATTGACTACGGTTCAATACGATTTGACCTAGGTTATGCATCAGCAATCGCAACCGTCTTATTCTTAATTATGATTGGTGCGAACGTATTAGTTAGAAATTTCTTAAGAAGGTTAGGTGAATAA
- a CDS encoding extracellular solute-binding protein, with the protein MKKIHIIILSIVLVFFAYIVTDALLIAFDTDTLKYNQSVSVESGRANADDSYVKNYQDYVLSKNQTFPQGKEIVVYGTDFSSATGDFEILNNYQGVDKSLLTKEAGSFEFEVDVEEAGFYHIKLRYFAYEGKGSAIERKFYLNDEVPFEAVEQVVFHRFYGAKDIVEQDFLGNDIRPSQEEKPIWTDAYLKDSIGYIDEPFYFYFEEGVNKIKLDSIREPLLIEKITVESIKSLPTYVEVKATYEQNGYQIANQPINFLQAETATRTTSPTIYPLNDRTSPKTMPSDPKLIKLNTIGGTNWGTAGDYITWEFDIEEAGLYEISLRVKQRLATGMSVFRNIYIDGEVPFAELENYSFVQSNDWRIQTLGTKGEAFLFYFEPGKHQLKMEVSLGVYGSVISDLQDVVNNLNKIYREILIFTGPSPDQYRDYELQINIPGLLDRFQEELDILKSLRQTLIDVSGSKSEKTGILDTAILQLQDFIKKPREIQKNLNTYVSNISSLGSLIILLSSQPLEIDYFMFHQPKAKLPATQAGFFESTWYSTRAFIATFTTNYAAVGRKDTGEVVETIEVWLSTGQDQANILRKLIDETFAPRTGIQVDLKLVAGSSLLPATLSGRGPDVALGQSNATPVNYAMRSATYDLSQFDDFDEIKTRFMAEAFVPYQFNGGTYALPEQQTFLMLFYRTDIFEEFGLTPPNTWQELTEMIPSLQKYNLEFYLPVPLTQGAAIALEPNPIFSTMFFQNDGQFYIDGDRQSGFNEGKGPEVFEQWTSFYTNYSFPVEANFVNRFRSGQMPIGIVNYNTYNTLAVFAPEIRGKWNFIPVPGTEYVDEFGQTQIRRETVASGSSSIILNQSDKKEEAWEFLKWWTSTETQVRFGREMEGILGAAARYPTANVEALSLLPWTLGELEKLQEQWSWVRGIPEVPGGYMTGRHLDNAFRMVYNESTNPRETIYDYVQMINEELAKKRREFGLE; encoded by the coding sequence ATGAAAAAGATACATATTATCATTTTAAGCATTGTGTTAGTATTCTTTGCGTATATCGTAACTGATGCGCTTCTTATAGCTTTTGACACAGACACTTTAAAGTACAATCAGTCAGTTTCAGTAGAGTCAGGAAGAGCCAATGCAGATGACTCCTATGTCAAAAACTATCAAGACTATGTCCTTTCTAAAAATCAAACATTCCCACAAGGAAAAGAGATAGTAGTCTACGGAACTGATTTCTCTAGCGCTACAGGAGATTTTGAAATCCTTAATAATTATCAAGGTGTTGATAAATCACTTCTAACTAAAGAAGCCGGTTCTTTCGAATTTGAAGTAGACGTTGAAGAAGCGGGATTTTATCATATTAAGTTAAGATACTTTGCATATGAAGGTAAAGGTTCAGCTATTGAACGTAAATTCTACTTAAATGATGAAGTACCATTTGAAGCGGTGGAGCAAGTTGTATTCCATCGTTTTTATGGGGCAAAAGATATCGTTGAACAAGATTTCTTAGGAAATGATATCAGACCAAGCCAAGAAGAAAAGCCAATTTGGACTGACGCATATTTAAAAGACAGCATTGGTTATATTGACGAACCATTCTATTTCTATTTTGAAGAAGGCGTTAATAAGATTAAACTTGATTCAATTAGAGAACCGTTGTTAATTGAAAAAATTACAGTTGAATCAATTAAATCATTACCAACATATGTTGAAGTAAAAGCAACATATGAACAAAATGGTTATCAAATTGCAAACCAACCAATTAATTTCTTACAAGCAGAAACCGCAACACGTACAACTTCTCCAACAATTTATCCATTAAACGATAGAACAAGTCCAAAGACTATGCCTTCAGATCCAAAACTAATTAAGTTAAACACAATTGGTGGGACAAACTGGGGTACAGCGGGGGATTATATTACTTGGGAATTTGATATTGAAGAAGCAGGTTTATATGAAATTAGTTTACGTGTTAAACAGCGTTTAGCAACTGGTATGTCAGTATTTAGAAATATTTATATTGATGGTGAAGTTCCTTTTGCTGAATTAGAAAACTATTCATTTGTTCAATCTAATGACTGGAGAATCCAAACATTAGGTACAAAAGGTGAAGCTTTCTTATTCTATTTTGAACCAGGTAAACACCAACTTAAGATGGAAGTATCACTTGGTGTGTATGGTTCAGTTATTTCTGATTTACAAGACGTTGTAAATAACTTAAACAAAATTTATCGTGAAATTTTAATTTTCACAGGTCCGTCTCCAGACCAATACAGAGACTATGAATTACAAATTAATATTCCTGGATTACTTGATCGTTTCCAAGAAGAATTAGATATTTTAAAATCTTTACGTCAAACTTTAATTGATGTTTCAGGTTCTAAGTCTGAAAAGACTGGTATTTTAGATACTGCGATTTTACAATTACAAGATTTTATTAAGAAACCAAGAGAAATTCAAAAGAATTTAAATACATACGTATCAAATATTTCATCACTAGGTTCATTAATTATTCTTTTATCAAGTCAGCCACTTGAAATTGATTACTTCATGTTCCATCAACCAAAAGCAAAACTTCCAGCTACACAAGCAGGATTCTTCGAATCAACTTGGTATAGCACAAGAGCGTTTATCGCAACATTCACAACAAACTATGCAGCTGTTGGTAGAAAAGATACTGGTGAAGTTGTTGAAACTATTGAAGTATGGTTATCAACTGGTCAAGACCAAGCTAATATTTTAAGAAAATTAATTGATGAAACATTCGCTCCAAGAACTGGTATTCAAGTTGACTTAAAATTAGTTGCAGGTTCATCTTTATTACCTGCTACATTATCAGGACGTGGACCAGACGTTGCGTTAGGTCAAAGTAATGCAACACCAGTTAACTATGCAATGCGTAGTGCAACTTATGATTTATCACAATTTGATGATTTTGATGAAATTAAGACAAGATTTATGGCAGAAGCATTCGTTCCTTACCAATTCAATGGTGGTACATATGCTTTACCAGAACAACAAACATTCTTAATGTTATTCTATAGAACTGATATTTTTGAAGAATTTGGCTTAACTCCACCAAACACATGGCAAGAGTTAACTGAAATGATTCCATCGCTTCAAAAATACAACTTAGAGTTCTACCTACCAGTTCCTTTAACACAAGGTGCTGCCATTGCGTTAGAACCAAACCCAATCTTCTCAACAATGTTCTTCCAAAATGATGGACAGTTCTATATTGATGGAGATCGTCAATCAGGATTCAATGAAGGTAAAGGACCAGAAGTATTTGAACAATGGACAAGCTTCTATACAAACTATTCATTCCCTGTTGAAGCAAACTTTGTTAACAGATTCCGTTCAGGCCAAATGCCAATCGGTATCGTTAACTACAATACATACAATACATTAGCAGTGTTTGCACCTGAGATTAGAGGTAAATGGAACTTTATTCCAGTTCCAGGAACTGAATATGTAGATGAATTTGGTCAAACACAAATTAGAAGAGAAACAGTAGCAAGTGGTTCATCTTCAATTATCTTAAACCAATCAGACAAGAAAGAAGAAGCTTGGGAGTTCCTTAAATGGTGGACTTCTACAGAAACTCAAGTAAGATTTGGTAGAGAAATGGAAGGAATCTTAGGTGCTGCGGCTCGTTACCCAACAGCAAACGTTGAAGCGTTAAGTTTACTACCATGGACATTAGGCGAATTAGAAAAACTTCAAGAACAATGGTCTTGGGTTCGTGGAATTCCCGAAGTTCCAGGTGGATATATGACAGGACGTCACTTAGATAATGCATTCCGTATGGTTTACAATGAATCAACAAACCCACGTGAAACAATCTATGATTACGTACAAATGATTAATGAAGAACTTGCGAAGAAACGTCGTGAATTCGGACTAGAGTAG
- a CDS encoding extracellular solute-binding protein, which yields MKKIYGLLIFAAMLFVLVACGGGNTAVFSGVSDVTINVGDTFDPKAGVTAKDKATNEDLTANITIEGAVNTNVANTYTLTYKVVGSDGKTTSATRKVTVKAGGSTTATEIVIMHGAPNEIDPFDPSYTGKQQKERQDLQRKVEQELNVKVVYKPYPSNAAWGPSRVSAIVNASVSGTPLADIYWTTSDWTQQLAKGNAIVPLDKYFEKGLGENITEEAKQIGSYNGKVYAMMTGKPTVDVGLYYNMDLIEDLGIKNPTEMYLEGNWTWSKFEAWAEQAQAALASKGDGYSALGGVVGVWAQNMVPLNGGSLINTVTNRVAFHQQAALDTYDFLSKLYVDKGVFEQNGSYDSGSAAWTSGNVLIHPGSFWFLNAENRWKGLNFNLGFVPYPSSDTYKGGYVSRVSGLAVFNIAAGLSETKEELAFRVWNALQLWQTDEEFRDEFELTLISRLNDEKSVEAYLAIYDKTQLDLLNALGISQYDTATGWMARINTGIKTKSSRTAMDEIKPIYEAALEAYLSGK from the coding sequence ATGAAAAAAATTTATGGTTTATTAATTTTCGCTGCAATGTTATTCGTCCTAGTTGCATGTGGTGGAGGCAACACAGCTGTGTTCAGTGGTGTTTCTGACGTTACTATCAATGTTGGGGATACATTTGATCCTAAGGCGGGTGTAACTGCTAAGGATAAAGCAACAAACGAAGATTTAACTGCGAATATTACAATTGAAGGTGCAGTTAACACTAACGTTGCAAATACTTACACATTAACATATAAGGTTGTTGGTTCAGATGGAAAAACAACTTCAGCAACAAGAAAAGTTACAGTTAAAGCGGGTGGCTCAACAACAGCTACTGAAATTGTAATTATGCATGGGGCACCAAATGAAATTGACCCATTTGACCCATCTTATACAGGTAAACAACAAAAAGAACGTCAAGATCTTCAAAGAAAAGTTGAACAAGAATTAAACGTTAAAGTTGTTTACAAACCTTATCCTTCAAATGCTGCATGGGGTCCATCACGCGTGAGTGCGATTGTTAATGCATCAGTTTCAGGAACTCCACTTGCGGATATTTACTGGACAACATCAGACTGGACTCAACAATTAGCTAAAGGTAATGCCATTGTTCCACTTGATAAGTATTTTGAAAAAGGACTTGGTGAAAATATTACAGAAGAAGCTAAACAAATCGGTTCATACAACGGTAAAGTTTATGCAATGATGACAGGTAAACCGACAGTCGATGTAGGTCTATACTACAATATGGACTTAATTGAAGACTTAGGTATTAAAAATCCAACAGAAATGTACTTAGAAGGAAACTGGACTTGGTCTAAGTTTGAAGCATGGGCTGAACAAGCACAAGCGGCATTAGCTTCTAAGGGCGATGGTTATAGCGCATTAGGTGGAGTAGTTGGTGTTTGGGCACAAAACATGGTTCCATTAAACGGTGGATCATTAATCAACACAGTAACTAACAGAGTTGCGTTCCATCAACAAGCGGCATTAGATACATATGATTTCTTATCAAAACTATATGTAGATAAAGGTGTATTCGAACAAAATGGTTCATATGACTCAGGTTCTGCAGCATGGACTTCTGGTAACGTGTTAATTCACCCAGGTTCATTCTGGTTCTTAAATGCAGAAAACAGATGGAAGGGATTAAACTTCAATTTAGGATTTGTTCCTTATCCATCAAGCGATACATATAAAGGTGGTTACGTTTCACGTGTAAGTGGATTAGCAGTCTTTAATATTGCAGCTGGTTTATCTGAAACTAAAGAAGAATTAGCATTCCGTGTTTGGAACGCATTACAATTATGGCAAACAGATGAAGAATTTAGAGATGAATTCGAATTAACATTAATTTCAAGATTAAATGATGAAAAATCTGTTGAAGCTTACTTAGCTATCTATGATAAGACTCAATTAGATTTATTAAATGCTTTAGGCATCTCACAATATGATACAGCAACTGGTTGGATGGCTAGAATTAATACAGGTATTAAAACTAAATCTTCAAGAACTGCAATGGATGAAATTAAACCAATCTATGAAGCAGCACTAGAAGCTTATTTATCAGGCAAATAA